TCCTTGCCCAAAGAAAAAAATGGGATCAAGTTTTTGAATAAATTTACATCGTATACGAAAGCGACTGTATGTAGACACAGTCGCTTTTTTTATGCAGATATATTTATCTCTTTATCCTTTTCAGCCTGCTTAGAATTGCTTTTTAATGTAAAAATATAAACTCCAATAATCACGAATAACGTTCCGATCATTTGTACAAAAGAAAAATGTTCATTTAATAACACATATGCAAAGATCGCGGTAAAGATCGGATTAAAATTTAAAAACATTCCTGATGTCGTTCCGCCAATCTTTTGCACACCAAGATTCCAAAAGACCATCCCAAGCACTGTTGCCCCTATACTTACATACCCTGTTGCCAACCAAAAAGAAACGTATGGATTGGTAACTTTAAACGTAAACAGATTAAAGGGTAGCAAGGTAAGAACCCCGAATATTCCTGCCCATAAGGTGGACATAAAGGGAGTAACTTGATTCATCACCTTTTTCCCAACAACTGAATAAAGGCCCCAAGCGCCAACCGCAGCTAGCATAAATAAATCTCCCGTATTAAAAGAAAAGTTTAGAATTCTTTGCCAGTCTCCTTGAGAAATCACGACTAAGACACCGAGAAATGAAAGAACCATCCCTATTACCTGACGAAGACTCATTTTCTCTTTCAAAATAAAAAAAGAGGTAATGGCAATCGCAATTGGATTTAGGGCGGAAATCAGCCCTACATTATCTGCACTGGTTCTTTCCAATGCTAGAAACATAAAAATATTAAATAGATCAACCCCAGTCATTCCCATTAAGAACAATAAAAACAGGCTTTTTTTTGGCGGGAATAATCTTTTTTCTTTTATCCAAACAAAAGGAAGAAGAAAAAGAACAGCAATCATCCAACGAATCGACGTTAAAGTTAAAAATGAAGCATGACCGATTAGAAATTTTCCAGCTACAAAATTACCTGCCCATAACATACTTGTGAAAAGCAGTAGAACATAATAGATTTGTTTCATCTTAATCCCCTATCTATGTCTTTGCTGATATTGGAATATAGATTACACTATTTTTCGTGATTTTAAAAGACTGGGATAGTATGAAATTTACTCATATAAAAAAGCGGCCTATTCGGCCACTTTATCAAGATTTTGCTATCATAGTTGGAAGTTGTTACTATTGGAAGATCCAACAGTTCCATGCATGCTTTCATAATGTTCTTTTAATTGTTCAATTGTTAAGTCAGGATTCATCTGTCACATGAGATAGCAATGCGGGAGCTAGAATTCCAATCAAAAGTTTCTTTTTCATTATCTTTTTTCCCCTTCTCGGGTTTTTAAATTAAAGTAAATTCTTCCTAATATTTTCATATTCTTCCGTTGTAATCTCACCTTTGGCAAGTCGTATTTTTGCGATCTCTAATGCTTCAGAGTTTGGAACGCTTTTTTGTACATATTGATGATGATTATTTTGACCTTTTACGATGAAATAGATAATCAAACCGATGATAATCAAACCAAAAAACATCATACCAAATCCACCTCCTATTCCACAGCCTCCAATATAACCAAATCCTGGACCCATAATTGTCTCCTCCTTCTTATTTGATAGTTTGTACTTCCTTCTGGTTAATAATTTACAACTGATTTATGAAATTTTTATGGAGAAGAGAAAAAATCACTTTTTAATCCTTGCATTCCAAAAATAAATAATGTATACTTTTGTATACAAAGATATTCATTATTCGTTTAAAAAGGAGGACTTAACATGTTTCATCAAAAATGGGGAAGAGGGCCTTTTCATGGATATGGACATGGGATGATGATGCCGTTTGAACGAGGTGGTGGTATGAGACATCATTATTATTGTGGCCGTGAAGAAATGCCTGAGATATTCCGTAAGCGTACAATGGCCCAAACTTTTCGTAGAGGGAAAATCTTAAACTTCTTAGAAAGAATGTTCATTCGCAGAAATACGTTGAAGCGCCAATTAGAACAAGAAGAATATAAAGCGATTCATCCTGAAATTCGCGGCGAGTTAAAGGCCCTTGAAATGGTGATTGAT
This is a stretch of genomic DNA from Tepidibacillus fermentans. It encodes these proteins:
- a CDS encoding DMT family transporter, coding for MKQIYYVLLLFTSMLWAGNFVAGKFLIGHASFLTLTSIRWMIAVLFLLPFVWIKEKRLFPPKKSLFLLFLMGMTGVDLFNIFMFLALERTSADNVGLISALNPIAIAITSFFILKEKMSLRQVIGMVLSFLGVLVVISQGDWQRILNFSFNTGDLFMLAAVGAWGLYSVVGKKVMNQVTPFMSTLWAGIFGVLTLLPFNLFTFKVTNPYVSFWLATGYVSIGATVLGMVFWNLGVQKIGGTTSGMFLNFNPIFTAIFAYVLLNEHFSFVQMIGTLFVIIGVYIFTLKSNSKQAEKDKEINISA
- a CDS encoding SHOCT domain-containing protein, coding for MGPGFGYIGGCGIGGGFGMMFFGLIIIGLIIYFIVKGQNNHHQYVQKSVPNSEALEIAKIRLAKGEITTEEYENIRKNLL